The following DNA comes from Flavobacterium sp. N3904.
GCAATTACACACGGACACGTTTTGACTATCGAATACAAACCAAATAGGAATGATAAGTATTATGAAATTAATGTGTTAGCAAAATACCAAAAAGTTTATAATTTCCTAACAGAGAAAAAATTAATTGAGACAAACGCAATGGGAATGGTAAATATAATAAATCAGAAAGTAGTTGAATTTTATGTGGGCGAAACAAAAAAATTTATAAATGCACTAATATTATCGATACCAAAAAATGTTGAAAAATATTTTGCAATAAATAAGTTTCAAATGATACGAGAAAAAACACTGTAGCTTACTGCTATTACAACATTAGTTAGAATTTTACCAAAAAGACAACGAATTTAGTAATCCAATTCAATAACAATAAATGATAAAAAGAGACGATTACTTAATGATAATTGAAGAAATAAGAAATACTGATAAAAAATCAATTGACGAGTTTATTGAAAAAATTATTGAACCATTAATACTTGAAAATGAAAACTTCATTGAAATTCTCTATAAAGATATTTATTATTTAATAAAAGATATAGATAAAAAAGGCGAAAACGATTTATTGATTAAGAATGGTAGTTTAGTAATTGAAAATGGTGGCATAAAATTGACAGGTTACCAATCAAGATTACACAACTTATCAATATGGTTGCATATGGAAATCTCTAAAAAATTTATGGAGAAAAATCCATTAACTTTTATAGAAAGTATGCAGAATTTTGAAAATAATTTTCTTAAAAAACCAAACTATACACCTGAATATAAAGCCAAACTTGACAAAATAAAAAGTAGTTTAAAAAAAGAACGTAAATTGAATTTAGGAGAAAAGGAAAATTTTTGGAATAAGATTTTTGATATTGATAATCTTGAGTTGAAACCTAATATTGCAGGTATTGGCGTAAATTTTAATGAGATAATTAACAAATTCAGAAAATAAAATGGAAGTAAAATTTGATTTAGTAAGAATTGGAAAAATTAGAAAGAGTTCTATTGCAGAAAGAATTCTCAAACAGAATGTTGACTTATTGAGAAATGATATTCGCTCGTTTTTAAAAGATGAAAATATCAATAATAAGCATAATACAGTTCATATGGTAATGATAATTCCCGGAACAGGTTATAATGTTAAAATAGCTTTACAGAATATTAAAGATTTACATATCAAAAAAGAATTAAAAAATAATTTTCCAAATTCTATTTATAAAGGAGAATATTCAATTCTTATGGATAATGTAGAAAACAAAGTTTTTGGAGGCTATTAAACATAAAAAACTGCCGCTAACAGCTAAGGTTTTGTGGAGCTACCAAAGAAAAATCTCAAGTATGAGACTCTCTAGAGGTTAATTTTAGTTTTTTTTTCCAGACTAACGTCATCAGGAATTCTTTATACAGCAGTAATAAACCGATAGTTTTTTATTCTTAAAATTATATTTCAAAATCATCATTAATAATCTCCCTTCTAGCAATAAAAAGACCTATTATTTTGGCTTCAGGAAACCTCCTCAGTAGAATATTTTTCATTGCAATATAATGACAGCCAGTGGTTAAAACATCATCAACTATTACTATAAATTCCCGAACATCATTTACCAAAGTTTCATCAATTCTTAAAATTTCTTCAAGAGCACTTATATCTCTCTTTCCACTTATGTGACATTCGACTGTATCTGTTGTTTGAATAACAAGTTCTCTTATATCAGCATTTCTTCCTTTTAAGCCTAAATTTAGAGCTTGAACTATTCTATCATCATAAAGAGGATTTGTTTTGGATTTAGATGGAGGAATTGGAACAAAGGTTGAATTATCGATACTTTTTTGACCTAAATGACTTAATAAGCTCGCAATTGTTTTTATTGCTTCACCTTTATATTTATAATCTTCTTTTCCTTTTCTATCTAATTTTTTTTTAAAATTTAGAATTAATTGATTTGACGTACTATAACTAAATCCTTTCTCAGCAGTATATACAAAATAATAATAACATTTATCAACATCCAACTTCAAATAATGATGGTCATTTATTACCATTTCATCAATTAACAATAACTTACTCATCATAAATTACTTTTAATATCGTCATATGTTCGCACTCTTATGGCTCCTAGTTTTTCAAATTTTTCTGGCCAACTAATCGTTGTTTTTTCAAAACAACTTTGCAGAATAAATAATTTTCGTCCTTGATTCAGAGCCGCTTTTGCTTGAATTAGAGTTCCTGATGTATCACTTGCTTCTATTATTATTGTAGCTTGAGTGATTGCAGACATAGTTTTGTTCCTTTCTGGAAAAAACAATTTGTTTCCTAAAAAAGTTTGATTCTCATATCTTATAAATGGAACTTGACTAATTAATAAGTGATTTTTAGCTATATACTCTTGAAGTGATTTATTTTGTTTAGGATAAAATACGTTTAAAGGAGTTCCGACAACAGCAATAGTTCTGCCTTCATTCTGTAAAGCCATCTTATGTGCCTGAGTGTCTATACCTTCAGCCAATCCAGATACAATTGTAAAATTATCCTTAACTAATAACTTTACAATTTGTGAAGTTCTTTTCAACCCATCTTCTGAGGGCTTTCTAGAGCCTACAATAGCAATTGAAGGAGAATTAATATAATCTAAATTACCACTATAGTAAAGCACCTCAATTGGTTCAAGTGCATCTCTTAACTTTACTGGGTAATCAATTGTATTGTTAATTAAGATATTAGTCTTTATATTTTCATTGTTAAAAATTATATCTTTCAACAACATAGCATATTCATCTACCTTACTTACATCAACAAATTGTGAAGGTAAAGAGAAGGGGTTTTTTTTAAAAATTTCAGATAATTTTTTAAAACTTATTTTCCTATCTTCCCATAAAGCTTCGTAAGCAGCCATTTCTCTATATGGCGCTATACATTCAAATAGTATATCGTCTTGATTATTAAAGTTCAGCATAATCTCGTTAGATTTCATTTGTAAAAATATACATTTTTTTTTCTAATTCATATTTGGATATTAATTAAAAACGTAAAATATTATACAAATGTTATACTGTTAATCATAAAAAAACAATAAACTTCTTATATGTTACTACTTGTCTAATCAGAGGATTATTCTAAAATTTTACCTTTTCTCATCATTAATTATTGCTGATTTGAATTTTCCATTTGAGCAATAATTTTATTTACTTCTGTTTCAGTAGATTTTAATTTTGTTTGACAAAAAGTAATTAATTGAGAAGCTTTTTTTACTTTCTCAGCGAGGACATCAACTGATATTGTCTCATTTTCAATTTCTGAAGCAATTTTAGCAAGTTCTTTATATGCTTGCTCATACGTTAAATTCTTTTCCATCATATTCTGATTTAAGTTTTACTGTTGATTTAATAAGTTTATCTGAAAGAATAATATCAATGTCACTACCTATTTTTATATTATCTGGGTTACTCGTTATTTTATTATTGACTTTTACTATAGCATATCCTTTTTTAAGAATATTATCAGGGGACATCATTTTAATAATTGAAGAATAATGACCAAGATAATTTCTCATTCTTTTTTGGTATTGGTTATTGAATGTCTTTAAATTATTTATCGTGTTTTTGATATCATTAATTCTATTGTAAAGAATAATTTTTGGCTTTGTTAATATCTGTGATGATATATTGATCAAGCTAGCTTTTCTTGTGTAAATTATTGATTTAGTAGTGTTTATTATTGATTGATTGGTACATGTAAGTTCATCTTTTCTTTCAGATATTATTAATTTAGTATTATTAATAATATTAGTGTTTAATGCAGATAGACGTTGAAAGTTTGAAGAAAATAACTGTTGTGACTTTATTAAAATATTTTTTTGGATTGATAATAATTTATCTTCAAAATTTTTATTGTGAGCAATAATAAATTCGGCTGCTTTGGTGGGTGTTTTTGTTTGAGTATTAGCCATCAAATCTACGATAGTTATATTCTTATGATGTCCAATTCCTGTAATGATGGGTATTGGAAATTTCGCAACCGCTTTGGCTATATTATAGTTATCAAATAATAGAAAATCAGTTTGAGCACCACCCCCTCGAGTAATTACAACTGCATCGTACTCAATTCCTGAATTGTAAACCTCAATTAATTTATCAAAAAATTGTTTATGGTTATTTTCTCCTTGAACAATTGCAAAATAATCATCTATTGTGAATTTGTAACCGAAATTGTTATGAGTTAATGAATGTTTAAAGTCTTCACTTCCTGCCGAATTAACTGATGATATTAGAGCAATTCTTTGTAAAACTGCTTTAAGAACCAATTGTTTGTTTTTGGTATAATAATTTTCACCTTGTTTTACTATAAATGAATTTTCTTGAACTAACTTCAGAAGCGTTGCTTCTCGTTGCTGTTGTAATAATCCTAATGTAAAATTAGTATCTATATCTAAAACATTAACTGACAAACCATATACTTGATGGTATTCAACAGCTACGTAAACAAGAACATTGATATTATTAGTGAATTTTTGCCCTGTATTCTTTTCAAAATCTGAAATGTGCATTGAACCACCGCCCCAAGCTTTTCCAGCAATTTTTGCAATAAAATTATTTGAATTTGGGTCTTTTTCAACTAATTCAAAATAATGAAATTTATTTTCAGCCTTGAATGAATGATTTGTAATATCGGCAATTACCCAAAACTTTAAACCACTGAATTTATTCTTAATAGTATCTGAAATGATATTATTAAGCTCTGAAAGTTTTATATGTTTGTTTTCTTCCAAGACTTATCAATATTAAAATCTATAAATTTAGTGCTAAATTCTTGAATTGCTTCAAATATCGCTTTTATGCATCGATATTCTTATTTGCTTTTATTCCGTCATAAAAATATTCTAAAATATAATTATCAAACTCATCTAATTCCACATTCTCTTTAATTTCATTTATACCTATAGAATTAAAAATTTCAATTACATTATGTATCGTTAATTCTTGATTGTAAAAATCTATAATTTTTGAATTATGAATTTTTTTAGAAATCATTCGAGGTAAACCATATTCCTCAAGCTGAAAAACCACAGTTGGTAAAAAAGCGTGAGAGATATATGCAATAAATTTAGATATATCATAATTTTTACCTTTAAGTAATTCTTTTTGAAGAACATTTACGTCTTTTAAAAGAGATGCAAATTTAAAAGTCACATTTTTTTCAAGTTTGAAAAACTCATCAATACTTACATCGTGTGGCTCTAACTCTTTTAATAATTCAGGAATTGATTTAAACCAATTATTACGTAAAATTTTAATAAATTCTACAAAAGTGCTGTTCTTTGTTTCCCAATTTCCAGGTTGTAAATTAATTATTTTGTATAATGATTTATCCCATTGACTTCTTTTTGCAGAGTTTAAATAAGAAAGACCATTCCAACTTTCAGGATTTGATGACATATCAATTGCAATTGATTTAATTAATTCTGAATTGCTTGATTGAAATACTGACTCATCTTTTAACTTATTGTACACGTCTACCCCTAGAATTCCGCCCATTTCATCTTGGTAAAGAATTAGTTTAGCTACTTGTTCTCTAGTTAGCAGTTTGTCATATTTTTGACCATCTAAATCTCCTAATATTTCTTCTGGAAATTCGATGTTTAAAGCAGTTTGTGTATTAACTGGTGGTTTATCTAAAATATAGACTTTACCAATAAAATGCTGAAACATTCTACCACTTCTGCCAATAATGTTTCTATATGTAAAATCATTTAGGTTTGAACTACCATTTTTGTTCATCCAAATGATTACATTTTCAGCTGATGTGTTCACTCCTTCAATAATTGAAGATGTAGAAATTATGTTGCTGATTCCATTTTTATCTTCAAATAGTTTAACTTGTATTTGACTTAAAGAGCGATGCAATCTGCCATTGTGTATTCCAGTCCCTCTTTTTATTAGATTTGTTAAACTCCAATTATACTCATAATTTTTGCCTAACCAATTTGCAAATTGGTCTAGGAGAATATTATTTTTTTCTGTGTGTCTAGTTAAAATTAAGTTAGATACATTTTCAATATTTGTGTATGTACCTGCATATATTAAAGATTTTGTTTGTTTTTGGTTTAAAATGTTGATTAAAAAATTGTTCTTTAATTCTACATTTTTATTTATTTCTTTATATAGTTCAAATTTCTCCAAAAAGACTGTATTAAAGTCTAATTGTATGAATTCCATATCAGCTGTGAAAGGATTGTCTTCTAAAGTGGATATGTTTGGAGCCAGAAAATATTTTTGTTTGGATTTGCTACCAATTTTTATAATTGCTTTAACAAGACTTGGCGATCTAGTTTTATCAAACAAACTACTTGCTTTATAGAATTCATCAATAATCATTATATCAAAGAACTCGATCTTCTCCAAATAATTTATAGCTCTTTCTTGTGGGAAAATAAAAATGTTCTTTTCTGCTGGTTCTACTTCAGTGGTTGTGATAATTTTGTATTCATTTGCAAATTTTTTATATAATCGTCTTCTTGTTTCATCTGTCAATGCAATTGTTGGAACAATAATTATTACATTTTTTGGTTTTCTGATTTTTATAAAAGCGTCTATAACAAAGCTTTTACCAAAACTTGTTGGTGCACTTACTGCAATATTTTTACC
Coding sequences within:
- a CDS encoding DNA-processing protein DprA — its product is MKSNEIMLNFNNQDDILFECIAPYREMAAYEALWEDRKISFKKLSEIFKKNPFSLPSQFVDVSKVDEYAMLLKDIIFNNENIKTNILINNTIDYPVKLRDALEPIEVLYYSGNLDYINSPSIAIVGSRKPSEDGLKRTSQIVKLLVKDNFTIVSGLAEGIDTQAHKMALQNEGRTIAVVGTPLNVFYPKQNKSLQEYIAKNHLLISQVPFIRYENQTFLGNKLFFPERNKTMSAITQATIIIEASDTSGTLIQAKAALNQGRKLFILQSCFEKTTISWPEKFEKLGAIRVRTYDDIKSNL
- the xseB gene encoding exodeoxyribonuclease VII small subunit; translated protein: MEKNLTYEQAYKELAKIASEIENETISVDVLAEKVKKASQLITFCQTKLKSTETEVNKIIAQMENSNQQ
- the xseA gene encoding exodeoxyribonuclease VII large subunit, whose product is MEENKHIKLSELNNIISDTIKNKFSGLKFWVIADITNHSFKAENKFHYFELVEKDPNSNNFIAKIAGKAWGGGSMHISDFEKNTGQKFTNNINVLVYVAVEYHQVYGLSVNVLDIDTNFTLGLLQQQREATLLKLVQENSFIVKQGENYYTKNKQLVLKAVLQRIALISSVNSAGSEDFKHSLTHNNFGYKFTIDDYFAIVQGENNHKQFFDKLIEVYNSGIEYDAVVITRGGGAQTDFLLFDNYNIAKAVAKFPIPIITGIGHHKNITIVDLMANTQTKTPTKAAEFIIAHNKNFEDKLLSIQKNILIKSQQLFSSNFQRLSALNTNIINNTKLIISERKDELTCTNQSIINTTKSIIYTRKASLINISSQILTKPKIILYNRINDIKNTINNLKTFNNQYQKRMRNYLGHYSSIIKMMSPDNILKKGYAIVKVNNKITSNPDNIKIGSDIDIILSDKLIKSTVKLKSEYDGKEFNV
- a CDS encoding DEAD/DEAH box helicase; this encodes MEDIIFDNCRKINDLLISDKDNEAREELIKLLDYHKTNELEYTPLVNHLIRETGLFPYLHQETSNWEERYIYEIFKVNIGDEKPVTLHREQSFLLKKLLEGKNIAVSAPTSFGKSFVIDAFIKIRKPKNVIIIVPTIALTDETRRRLYKKFANEYKIITTTEVEPAEKNIFIFPQERAINYLEKIEFFDIMIIDEFYKASSLFDKTRSPSLVKAIIKIGSKSKQKYFLAPNISTLEDNPFTADMEFIQLDFNTVFLEKFELYKEINKNVELKNNFLINILNQKQTKSLIYAGTYTNIENVSNLILTRHTEKNNILLDQFANWLGKNYEYNWSLTNLIKRGTGIHNGRLHRSLSQIQVKLFEDKNGISNIISTSSIIEGVNTSAENVIIWMNKNGSSNLNDFTYRNIIGRSGRMFQHFIGKVYILDKPPVNTQTALNIEFPEEILGDLDGQKYDKLLTREQVAKLILYQDEMGGILGVDVYNKLKDESVFQSSNSELIKSIAIDMSSNPESWNGLSYLNSAKRSQWDKSLYKIINLQPGNWETKNSTFVEFIKILRNNWFKSIPELLKELEPHDVSIDEFFKLEKNVTFKFASLLKDVNVLQKELLKGKNYDISKFIAYISHAFLPTVVFQLEEYGLPRMISKKIHNSKIIDFYNQELTIHNVIEIFNSIGINEIKENVELDEFDNYILEYFYDGIKANKNIDA